CCCGGGGCTGCCCCGGTAGGAGCGGCCCGATGAATGACCGGGACATGCCCAGTAGTATTGCCGAACAACGAGCCATGGAGGCCGCACTGGCTGCGGCACTTCGCGGCCCACGGGGGGCGAACCCTCTGGTGGGTGCAGTGATCCTCAGTCCGGAAGGCGAGCACCTCGCTACCGGATATCATCGTGGCGCCGGAACGGCCCACGCCGAAGCTGACGCCATTTCTGAGGCCCGCCGGCAGGGAATCGACACCACCGGGACCACCATGGTGGTCACCCTCGAGCCCTGCAATCACGAAGGCCGCACCGGCCCCTGCGCACAGGCCATCATCGCCGCCGGAATCGCCAAGGTGATTTACGCCGTCGACGATCCCCACGACCCAGCCGCGGGGGGCGCCCGGACGCTGCGCGCCGCCGGGGTTGAAGTCCACTCAGGGCTGGCAGCCGTCGAGGCGCGGGACCTGAACCGGGAATGGTTCGACGCCGTTGCCGCCAAGCGTCCGTTCGTCACCTTGCATATTGCGCAGACCCTCGACAGCCGTATCGCGGCTCTGGACGGCACCAGCCAATGGATCTCCAGCCCCGAATCACTGGCAGACAACCATGGTTTGAGGGAGTTGATTGACGCGATCCTGGTGGGCACCGGAACTGTGCTGATCGACAACCCGCGGCTCACCGCACGCACGCCGGACGGAGAGTTGTCCCAGCACCAGCCACTGCGGGCAGTCATGGGACTCAGGGACGTTCCCGACGACGCCGCGGTGCGGGGAACCGACGGACGATTCGTGCACCTGCCCACCAGGGATCCGGCCGAGGCCCTGGGCCGGCTCTTCGACGAAGGCGCCCGGCACGTGATGGTGGAGGGTGGCTCGAGCATACTCAGCACCTTCCTGGCGGCCGGCCTGGTGGATGAATTGATCATCTACCTTGCGCCGACCCTGCTGGGATCCGGAACGGCCGCACTCAATGACCTGGGGATCACCACCTTGGCCGACGCCCAGCACTGGTCCTGGGACGACGCCGGAGGCGGAGCTGTCCGAACCTTGGGCAATGACCTTCGACTCCACCTGCGGTCCACCCGGGCCGCCACCACCAAGAATTCGGTTCCGCGCAGGGAAGCTGCGGAATATCTCACAGGAGGACACTGATGTTTACCGGAATCGTTGCCGAACAAGGCACTGTACTGGGCATTGAGCACGAAGGCGATGCCAGCGCGACCCTGCGCTTGAAGGCACCCACCACCACTGACGGCCTGCCCTTGGGCGGATCGATTGCCGTCAACGGGGTGTGCCTGACCGCGACCCGGATCGACGGCCAGGACTTCAGCGTCGATGTCATGGGGGAGACCCTGGTCCGTACCACCATTGGAGAGCTGTCGCCGGGGGACACGGTGAACCTGGAACGCTGCGTTCCTGCCGGCGGCCGCCTCGACGGCCATGTGGTGCAAGGCCACGTGGACGGCGTGGGCGAGCTCGTGGAACGTGAAGCGCTGGGCAACTGGGACCGTCTTCGCTTCGCCGTGCCTGCCCCGCTGGCCCGGTACATCGCGGAGAAGGGGTCGATCGCCGTCGACGGTGTTTCACTCACGGTGACAGCCGTCAGCGCAGCTGAGGAGACCGCGCCATGGTTCGAGGTGGGGCTCATCCCCACCACGCTGGAGGAGACGGGGCTCGGGGCCAAGCCCGTGGGCGGACGCGTCAACCTGGAGGTGGACGTGCTCGCCAAGTACACCGAACGCCTGCTGTCTTTCGCACCCCGGCAGGCGAGCACACGATGAGCGTCCCCACCCACTCCGGAACCTCGGCGAACCGCCGCACCGGCCTCGACCCGGTGGAAGCTGCTGTCGCTGCCATGGCAGCAGGCAAAGCGGTCATCGTGGTGGACAACGAAGACCGCGAGAACGAAGGCGACATCATCTTCGCCGCCCAACACGCCACGCCCGCCCTGATGGGCTGGACCATCCGGTATTCATCGGGCGTCATATGCGTCCCCTTGGAAAGCGAGCGGGCCGACGCCCTGATCCTGCCGCCCATGGTGGAAATCAACGAAGACGCCAAAGGCACGGCCTACACCGTTTCGTGTGACGCCTCGATCGGCGTCAGCACGGGCATTTCGGCCACCGACCGGGCCCTCACCGCCCGGATCCTGGCTGACCCGGGCAGTTCACCTGCCTCGATCACTCGCCCCGGGCATATTTTCCCGCTGCGGGCCGTTAAGGGTGGAGTGCGTGAACGTCCGGGACATACGGAAGCTGCCGTGGACTTATGTCGTCTCGCCGGGCTTGCCCCGGTGGGTGTGATCGCAGAGTTGGTACATGACGACGGTGAAATGATGCGCTTGGACAGCCTGCGCGACTTCGCCTCCGAGCATGGATGCCCCCTCATCTCCATTGAGGACCTGGTGTCATATGTTGGGAAGGCAGAGTCCGGCACGGCACATCATTCACAGGTAGACGAGGAGAAGCGATGACCGCATCGACAACACGCAGCAGCGACCACACGGACCCCGTTCCGCCTTCTGTAAGCGGCGGGCCAATCGTGCAGCTGCCCACGGCTTTTGGCGAGTTCATCGCCCAGGCCTGGACCGATCATGAGACGGGTCATGAACACCTGGCCGTGAGCTCACCGAACCCGCCCAAGGGCGGCAAGGCACCCTTGGTGCGCCTGCATTCCGAGTGCCTCACCGGAGACGTGTTCGGATCCTACCGTTGCGACTGCGGCGAGCAGCTCGCCTTCGCCTTGGAGCTCATCCACGCTGAGGGTGGCACCCTGCTGTACCTGCGCGGGCAGGAAGGCCGGGGGATTGGGCTGGCCAACAAGATCAAGGCCTATGCCCTTCAGGAAGCCGGTTTCGATACCGTCGAGGCCAACGAGCAGCTCGGCCTCCCGGTGGATGCACGGTCCTACAGTGCGGCGGGCCAGATCCTGGCCGAGATGGGCCTCCACGAGGTCCGCTTGCTGAGCAACAACCCCGACAAGCAAAACCGCCTTGCCCAGGCCGGAGTGTCGGTTGTGGAGATGGTTCCCACCGAGGTTCCGTCCCGCGAACAGAACCTGCGGTACCTGCAGACCAAGAAAGACCGGATGGACCACCTGCTGGCCCTTGATGTAGAGCCCGTCAGCAACGGCAAAACCCCGGCAGCACGCCCCATTGACAAGAACCACGACTGAACGGATCCACAGAACACCATGAGCGGACACGGCGCGCCCACTATTGACCTCACCACCCTCAACCCCGAGGAAACTTCGCAGCTCAGGCTCGCCATTGTCGCGGCCAGCTGGCATACCCAGATCATGGACGGACTGGTGGACGGTGCGCTCCGCGCCGCCAAAGAAGCCGGCATCGCAGAGCCAACACTGGTGCGCGTGCCGGGCAGTTTCGAGCTTCCCGTTGCAGCAGCCAGGCTCGCCCCGCACTTTGACGCCGTTGTGGCGCTCGGCGTGGTCATCCGCGGCGGAACGCCGCACTTCGACTACGTCTGCCAGGCCGCGACGTCGGGACTCACCGACGTCAGCGTCCGCACCGGAGTGCCGGTAGGCTTCGGCGTCCTCACCTGCGACACCGAGCAGCAGGGCCTGGATCGTGCCGGCCTGCCGGGCTCGCAGGAGGACAAGGGTCACGAAGCAGTAACCGCGGCCCTCGCGACGGCAGTGACGCTGAAGCAGTACAGCTAGAACCACGGATCGAAGGGGATGTGGGTGTGTCTTCACTCACATCCCCTTCGTCATGCAACGCCCCAACAAGCGGTGGCAGCCCCCGAGCAAGTAGTCTGGAGGGCGTGAAGAATTTCGAGACGCTGTTCGCAGAACTGAGTGAGAAAGCAGCGACCCGCCCGGCAGGTTCGCGCACGGTTGCCGAACTGGACTCCGGAATCCACGGCATCGGCAAGAAAGTGGTCGAAGAGGCCGCCGAAGTGTGGATGGCCGCTGAGTACGAATCGGACGAAGCCGCCGCTGAGGAAATCTCCCAGTTGCTGTACCACCTGCAGGTCCTCATGCTCGCCAAGGGCCTCAGCCTGGAAGACGTTTACAAGCATCTCTAGCCACGCCACTCCGCGCACCCGTCGCGGAGCCCGCTGCGTGGCCGATGTGCCTGAAACCTCCATTCCAAAAAGAAAGTCTCCCCAATGCTCCGTGTAGCAGTCCCCAACAAGGGATCCCTGTCCGAAGCCGCCTCGGCAATGCTGTCCGAGGCCGGTTACCGCCAGCGCCGCGACTCCCGCGAGCTGGTCATGGTGGACCCCGACAACGACATCGAGTTCTTCTTCCTCCGTCCCCGCGACATCGCTGTGTACGTCGGCCAGGGAACGTTGGACGTTGGCATCACGGGCAGGGACCTCCTGCTCGACGCCAAGGTCGAAGCCGAAGAGCTGCTTCCCCTGGGCTTTGCGCCGTCCACTTTCCGGTTCGCCGGCCCCGTTGGTGACTTCTCCGGCGTCGAACAGCTTGAAGGCAAGCGCCTGGCCACCAGCTACGACGGCCTCCTGCGCGACTACCTCGCCGAGCGCGGCGTGAACGCCACGGTTGTCCGCCTGGATGGTGCCGTGGAATCGTCGGTGCGCCTCGGCGTCGCGGACGCCATTGCCGACGTCGTTGAAACGGGCAATACCCTCAAGGCAGCCGGCATGGAGATCTTCGGTGATCCCATCCTGAAGTCCGAAGCCGTCCTGATCCGCCGCTCCGGTTCCGGTGGCGCCGCCAACGGGACCGCCAAGGAAATCGACATCCTCATCCGCCGCCTGCAGGGCGTCCTCGTGGCACGCCAGTACGTGCTGATGGACTACGACATCCGCAAGGACCTGGTGGAAGACGCCGCGGCACTGACACCGGGACTTGAATCGCCCACGGTTTCGCCGTTGCGTGACTCCGAGTGGGTTGCGGTACGGTCCATGGTTCCCAAGAAGGAAACCAACCGCATCATGGACGAGCTCTACGACCTCGGCGCCCGCGCCATCCTGGTCAGCAGCATCCACGCCTGCCGGATCTGATCACCGTATCCATCGAGCAGAGCCCAGCAGAATCTAGGAGCAGCACATGGCTGTAGCCGTACGCGTCATTCCCTGCCTGGACGTCGACGCCGGTCGCGTCGTGAAAGGCGTTAACTTCGAAGGCCTCCGGGATGCCGGTGATCCCGTGGAACTGGCGCACCGTTACGACAATGGCGGGGCGGACGAACTGACGTTCCTCGACGTCACGGCCTCATCGGGAAACCGCGAAACCACGTTCGACGTCGTTCGCCGGACCGCGGAGGAAGTCTTCATTCCCCTGACCGTGGGCGGCGGCGTCCGTGGCGTTGCGGAGGTGGACAAACTCCTGCGCTTTGGTGCGGATAAGGCATCCATCAACACCGCGGCCGTGGCCAGGCCCGACGTCATCGACGAGATCACCCGCCACTTCGGTTCGCAGGTCCTTGTGCTCTCCGTGGACGCCCGCCGTACCCGCGAAGGTGACGTTCCGACGTCGTCCGGTTTCGAAGTGACCACCCACGGTGGCCGCACCGGTACAGGCATCGACGCTATCGCCTGGGCAAAGGAAGCAGCAGACCGGGGCGTAGGTGAAATTTTGCTCAACTCGATTGATGCGGACGGCACCAAGGACGGCTTCGATCTCGAACTGATCC
This Paenarthrobacter sp. GOM3 DNA region includes the following protein-coding sequences:
- the ribD gene encoding bifunctional diaminohydroxyphosphoribosylaminopyrimidine deaminase/5-amino-6-(5-phosphoribosylamino)uracil reductase RibD, which codes for MPSSIAEQRAMEAALAAALRGPRGANPLVGAVILSPEGEHLATGYHRGAGTAHAEADAISEARRQGIDTTGTTMVVTLEPCNHEGRTGPCAQAIIAAGIAKVIYAVDDPHDPAAGGARTLRAAGVEVHSGLAAVEARDLNREWFDAVAAKRPFVTLHIAQTLDSRIAALDGTSQWISSPESLADNHGLRELIDAILVGTGTVLIDNPRLTARTPDGELSQHQPLRAVMGLRDVPDDAAVRGTDGRFVHLPTRDPAEALGRLFDEGARHVMVEGGSSILSTFLAAGLVDELIIYLAPTLLGSGTAALNDLGITTLADAQHWSWDDAGGGAVRTLGNDLRLHLRSTRAATTKNSVPRREAAEYLTGGH
- a CDS encoding riboflavin synthase, with amino-acid sequence MFTGIVAEQGTVLGIEHEGDASATLRLKAPTTTDGLPLGGSIAVNGVCLTATRIDGQDFSVDVMGETLVRTTIGELSPGDTVNLERCVPAGGRLDGHVVQGHVDGVGELVEREALGNWDRLRFAVPAPLARYIAEKGSIAVDGVSLTVTAVSAAEETAPWFEVGLIPTTLEETGLGAKPVGGRVNLEVDVLAKYTERLLSFAPRQASTR
- the ribB gene encoding 3,4-dihydroxy-2-butanone-4-phosphate synthase → MSVPTHSGTSANRRTGLDPVEAAVAAMAAGKAVIVVDNEDRENEGDIIFAAQHATPALMGWTIRYSSGVICVPLESERADALILPPMVEINEDAKGTAYTVSCDASIGVSTGISATDRALTARILADPGSSPASITRPGHIFPLRAVKGGVRERPGHTEAAVDLCRLAGLAPVGVIAELVHDDGEMMRLDSLRDFASEHGCPLISIEDLVSYVGKAESGTAHHSQVDEEKR
- the ribA gene encoding GTP cyclohydrolase II, which gives rise to MTASTTRSSDHTDPVPPSVSGGPIVQLPTAFGEFIAQAWTDHETGHEHLAVSSPNPPKGGKAPLVRLHSECLTGDVFGSYRCDCGEQLAFALELIHAEGGTLLYLRGQEGRGIGLANKIKAYALQEAGFDTVEANEQLGLPVDARSYSAAGQILAEMGLHEVRLLSNNPDKQNRLAQAGVSVVEMVPTEVPSREQNLRYLQTKKDRMDHLLALDVEPVSNGKTPAARPIDKNHD
- the ribH gene encoding 6,7-dimethyl-8-ribityllumazine synthase, encoding MSGHGAPTIDLTTLNPEETSQLRLAIVAASWHTQIMDGLVDGALRAAKEAGIAEPTLVRVPGSFELPVAAARLAPHFDAVVALGVVIRGGTPHFDYVCQAATSGLTDVSVRTGVPVGFGVLTCDTEQQGLDRAGLPGSQEDKGHEAVTAALATAVTLKQYS
- a CDS encoding phosphoribosyl-ATP diphosphatase: MKNFETLFAELSEKAATRPAGSRTVAELDSGIHGIGKKVVEEAAEVWMAAEYESDEAAAEEISQLLYHLQVLMLAKGLSLEDVYKHL
- the hisG gene encoding ATP phosphoribosyltransferase, with amino-acid sequence MLRVAVPNKGSLSEAASAMLSEAGYRQRRDSRELVMVDPDNDIEFFFLRPRDIAVYVGQGTLDVGITGRDLLLDAKVEAEELLPLGFAPSTFRFAGPVGDFSGVEQLEGKRLATSYDGLLRDYLAERGVNATVVRLDGAVESSVRLGVADAIADVVETGNTLKAAGMEIFGDPILKSEAVLIRRSGSGGAANGTAKEIDILIRRLQGVLVARQYVLMDYDIRKDLVEDAAALTPGLESPTVSPLRDSEWVAVRSMVPKKETNRIMDELYDLGARAILVSSIHACRI
- the hisF gene encoding imidazole glycerol phosphate synthase subunit HisF, yielding MAVAVRVIPCLDVDAGRVVKGVNFEGLRDAGDPVELAHRYDNGGADELTFLDVTASSGNRETTFDVVRRTAEEVFIPLTVGGGVRGVAEVDKLLRFGADKASINTAAVARPDVIDEITRHFGSQVLVLSVDARRTREGDVPTSSGFEVTTHGGRTGTGIDAIAWAKEAADRGVGEILLNSIDADGTKDGFDLELIRLVRAAVNIPIIASGGAGKPAHFPPAVEAGADAVLAASVFHFGPDDMIAQVKAAIREAGFEVR